A region of Pseudomonas leptonychotis DNA encodes the following proteins:
- a CDS encoding GTP 3',8-cyclase MoaA, with the protein MIVDRQGRRFRNLRISLTAACNYACTYCVPDGKRLVAAQDELSADAMLRGVAYLIEAAGIERLRITGGEPLVSPKLETLLRGVSQLGLADISLTSNGQLLARKLPLLLECGIRRLNISLDTLDVAAFRTIARGGDLATVLDGLQQARAAGLQIKLNMVPLRGQNLDQVMPLLDYCLANGFELRFIELMRMGHLARDGGGFQRQFVGMPELLAMIAERYAFSQAAAPVDATALRYEIAGQGFFGVIANESVPFCRTCSRLRLSSTGWLHGCLSSSNRHYIGDLLDKPRHQGLPALQGLLVKALGDKQDVAFSGGATVMKIIGG; encoded by the coding sequence ATGATCGTTGACCGCCAGGGCAGACGCTTTCGCAACTTGCGTATCAGCCTGACTGCCGCTTGCAACTATGCCTGCACCTATTGTGTGCCCGACGGTAAGCGTCTGGTGGCCGCGCAGGATGAGTTGTCGGCTGATGCCATGTTGCGTGGTGTGGCCTATCTGATTGAGGCCGCCGGTATCGAACGGCTGCGCATCACCGGTGGTGAGCCACTGGTCAGCCCCAAGCTGGAGACCTTGTTGCGCGGTGTTAGCCAGCTTGGCTTGGCTGACATCAGCCTGACCAGCAACGGTCAGCTGCTGGCGCGCAAGCTGCCATTGCTGCTGGAATGCGGTATCCGCCGCTTGAATATTTCCCTCGACACGCTGGACGTGGCCGCGTTTCGCACAATTGCCCGTGGCGGTGATTTAGCGACAGTGCTCGATGGCCTGCAACAAGCGCGGGCGGCAGGGCTGCAGATCAAACTCAACATGGTGCCGTTGCGCGGGCAGAATCTCGACCAAGTAATGCCGTTGCTCGACTATTGCCTGGCCAATGGTTTTGAGCTGCGTTTTATCGAGCTGATGCGCATGGGCCATCTAGCGCGTGATGGCGGTGGCTTTCAGCGTCAGTTTGTTGGGATGCCCGAGTTGTTGGCCATGATTGCCGAACGCTATGCCTTTAGTCAGGCGGCCGCACCCGTGGATGCCACGGCATTGCGTTATGAAATTGCGGGGCAGGGATTTTTTGGCGTGATTGCCAATGAAAGCGTGCCGTTCTGCCGTACCTGTTCGCGGCTGCGCCTGTCCTCGACGGGCTGGCTGCACGGCTGCCTGTCATCGAGCAATCGCCACTACATTGGCGACTTGCTCGACAAACCGCGCCATCAGGGGTTGCCGGCGTTGCAGGGCTTGTTGGTCAAGGCGCTGGGCGATAAACAGGATGTTGCCTTTTCTGGCGGCGCGACTGTGATGAAGATTATTGGCGGCTAG
- a CDS encoding DNA polymerase III subunit delta', translating into MADAYPWQDSLWQQLAGRTQHAHAYLLHGPAGIGKRALAERLMARLLCQQPAGLDACGQCKSCHLLAAGTHPDNYVLEPEEADKAIKVDQVRELVSFVVQTAQLAGRKVVLVEPTESMNVNAANALLKSLEEPSGNTVLLLISHQPSRLLPTVKSRCVQQACPLPSEAMSLAWLQQTLSGCSADEHRELLFLAAGSPLAAVKMYEQGVSAQRAQVVDGVKKLLKQQIAPSQLAESWNAVSLQLLFDWFCQWSQLMLRYQLTRDEDGLGQTDMRKVVQYLAEKTPQAKVLSIQDWLLAQRQKVIGKASLNRVLLLEALLVQWASLPGPG; encoded by the coding sequence GTGGCTGACGCTTACCCCTGGCAGGATTCACTCTGGCAGCAACTGGCGGGGCGCACGCAGCATGCCCATGCCTATCTGTTGCACGGCCCGGCTGGCATCGGCAAGCGCGCGCTGGCTGAGCGCCTGATGGCGCGTTTGTTGTGTCAGCAGCCTGCGGGCCTGGATGCCTGCGGGCAGTGCAAATCCTGTCATCTGCTGGCCGCGGGTACCCATCCGGATAATTACGTTCTGGAACCTGAAGAGGCCGATAAGGCAATCAAGGTCGATCAGGTGCGTGAGCTGGTCAGCTTTGTGGTGCAGACCGCGCAACTGGCCGGGCGCAAGGTGGTGCTGGTCGAGCCGACTGAGTCGATGAACGTCAACGCCGCCAACGCTTTGCTGAAAAGCTTGGAAGAGCCTTCCGGCAATACCGTATTGCTGTTGATCAGTCACCAGCCGAGTCGCTTGCTGCCCACGGTGAAAAGCCGCTGCGTGCAACAGGCCTGTCCACTGCCCAGCGAGGCGATGAGCTTGGCCTGGCTGCAGCAAACGTTGTCGGGCTGCAGTGCAGATGAGCACCGTGAATTGCTGTTTCTGGCCGCCGGTTCGCCGCTGGCAGCCGTGAAGATGTATGAACAGGGCGTCAGCGCCCAGCGTGCCCAGGTGGTCGATGGGGTAAAAAAGCTACTTAAACAGCAGATTGCGCCTAGCCAATTAGCCGAGAGTTGGAACGCAGTGTCTCTGCAATTGTTGTTTGACTGGTTCTGTCAGTGGTCACAGTTGATGCTGCGTTATCAACTGACCCGTGATGAAGACGGCCTCGGGCAAACCGATATGCGCAAGGTGGTGCAGTATCTGGCGGAGAAAACCCCGCAGGCGAAAGTGCTGAGTATTCAGGACTGGCTGCTGGCGCAACGTCAAAAAGTCATCGGTAAGGCTAGCCTTAACCGTGTCTTGCTTCTCGAAGCCTTGCTGGTGCAGTGGGCAAGCTTGCCCGGACCGGGCTAG
- a CDS encoding DUF4823 domain-containing protein: MRNVLLIVGVLLLSGCMKASDLADEAIYQLRDVGVLDHSQTRRASSWRLQADSFIYIAQGHFVPPGAAYPRPNVVAEEAYKGFVEYFPMVRRAKSPLGLEESLAEAREAGAHYLLYSRFAYADDRIGTVEEWEDQEALDRLGTDRGVIQLMLIETNTRYLVDTSRIRSRGGFLTLYDTKPEDLIGPALQDYARRLLGLGH; this comes from the coding sequence ATGCGTAATGTGTTGCTGATAGTAGGTGTGCTGTTGCTGAGCGGCTGTATGAAGGCCAGCGACCTGGCGGATGAGGCGATTTATCAACTTCGCGATGTCGGTGTACTCGACCACAGCCAAACGCGCCGTGCCAGCTCTTGGCGGTTACAGGCTGACTCGTTCATTTACATCGCTCAGGGCCATTTTGTTCCGCCGGGCGCGGCTTATCCGCGGCCCAACGTGGTAGCTGAAGAGGCCTACAAAGGGTTCGTCGAGTATTTCCCCATGGTGCGTCGCGCCAAGTCGCCGTTAGGTCTCGAGGAGTCGCTGGCTGAAGCGCGCGAGGCGGGAGCGCACTATTTGCTCTACAGCCGCTTCGCTTATGCCGATGATCGCATCGGTACTGTCGAGGAATGGGAAGATCAGGAGGCGCTGGATCGTCTGGGCACCGATCGCGGGGTGATTCAACTGATGCTGATCGAAACCAATACCCGCTATTTGGTCGATACTTCACGTATTCGAAGCCGCGGGGGCTTTCTGACACTTTACGATACCAAGCCAGAAGACCTGATCGGTCCGGCGCTGCAGGATTACGCGCGGCGCTTGTTGGGCTTGGGGCATTGA
- the pabC gene encoding aminodeoxychorismate lyase, which produces MLSWVDGQPSELLSVKDRGLAYGDGLFETIAVNAGHPLLLERHLARLAEGCMRLQIPLDLAAVRAQLLAFSQQLNEGVAKLILTRGDGQRGYTPPQPAQPRLILQAAAKPGYPATYAEQGVRLFACAARLAEQPLLAGLKHLNRLEQVLARSEWHDAEHAEGLMLDTSGRVIEGVYSNLFVVSAGVLVTADLSRCGVAGVMRAELLSQATAQGIECQVRDISYAELLAADEVMLCNSIYGVWPVRALLAHHWSVGPLTRKLQAIARDLLDG; this is translated from the coding sequence ATGCTGAGCTGGGTCGATGGCCAGCCGTCCGAGTTGCTGTCCGTCAAGGATCGCGGCTTGGCCTACGGCGATGGTCTGTTTGAGACCATCGCCGTAAATGCCGGGCATCCGCTGTTACTGGAGCGTCACCTGGCGCGTTTGGCCGAAGGTTGTATGAGGCTGCAGATTCCTCTCGACCTAGCCGCTGTGCGTGCCCAATTGTTGGCCTTCAGTCAGCAGCTCAATGAAGGTGTTGCCAAGCTGATCCTTACTCGGGGTGACGGACAGCGTGGCTATACACCGCCACAACCTGCTCAACCGCGATTGATCCTGCAGGCGGCCGCCAAACCGGGTTATCCCGCAACTTATGCCGAGCAGGGGGTACGCCTGTTTGCTTGTGCAGCGCGTTTGGCCGAGCAGCCGCTGCTGGCAGGCTTGAAGCATCTCAACCGGCTTGAACAGGTGCTAGCACGCAGTGAGTGGCATGACGCTGAGCATGCCGAAGGGTTGATGCTAGATACCAGTGGTCGAGTGATTGAGGGCGTTTACAGCAATCTGTTCGTGGTCAGCGCCGGTGTGTTGGTGACAGCTGATCTATCGCGCTGCGGGGTTGCTGGCGTGATGCGCGCCGAGCTGCTGTCCCAGGCGACTGCGCAAGGTATCGAATGTCAGGTGCGCGATATCAGTTACGCCGAGTTGCTGGCGGCTGATGAGGTCATGCTGTGCAACAGCATTTACGGTGTGTGGCCAGTTCGCGCTTTGCTTGCACACCACTGGTCGGTCGGCCCGCTCACCCGTAAACTGCAGGCCATTGCCCGCGATCTACTGGACGGCTGA
- the tmk gene encoding dTMP kinase, protein MSGLFITLEGPEGAGKSTNRDYLAERLREHGVDVLLTREPGGTPLAERVRELLLAPSNEPMAADTELLLVFAARAQHLAQVIHPALARGAVVLCDRFTDATYAYQGGGRGLSEVRIALLEEFVQGALRPDLTLVFDLPVEVGLARAAARGRLDRFEQEGRQFFDAVRQTYLRRAAEQPQRYRILDAAQSLSDVQLALDKLLPQLLELQRG, encoded by the coding sequence GTGAGCGGTTTGTTTATCACCCTGGAAGGCCCTGAAGGCGCAGGCAAGAGCACTAATCGTGACTATCTGGCCGAGCGCCTGCGTGAGCACGGTGTTGATGTGCTGTTGACCCGTGAGCCTGGTGGCACACCATTGGCTGAGCGGGTGCGCGAACTGTTGCTGGCGCCCAGTAATGAGCCGATGGCGGCCGACACCGAGTTGTTGCTGGTATTTGCTGCGCGCGCACAACACCTGGCCCAGGTTATTCACCCGGCCTTGGCGCGTGGCGCTGTGGTGCTCTGTGATCGCTTTACCGATGCAACCTACGCATACCAAGGCGGTGGTCGTGGCCTCTCTGAGGTGCGAATCGCCCTGCTAGAAGAATTCGTTCAGGGCGCGTTACGTCCTGACCTGACGCTGGTGTTTGATCTGCCGGTTGAAGTGGGCTTGGCCCGCGCTGCTGCGCGCGGTCGGCTGGATCGCTTTGAACAGGAAGGGCGGCAGTTCTTCGATGCCGTGCGCCAAACCTACCTGCGCCGCGCCGCCGAGCAACCGCAGCGTTACCGCATTCTGGATGCCGCGCAATCGCTGAGCGACGTTCAACTGGCGCTCGACAAACTGTTGCCGCAACTGCTGGAGCTGCAGCGTGGCTGA
- a CDS encoding radical SAM protein, whose product MQNFPISYIEPVFRPPSEAHSLILPVTNGCSWNQCTFCEMYTQEQKKFRARDEAQVLEEIRRTGEQMIVQRVFLADGDALVMPTRRLLTILTAIREHMPEVTRVSSYCLPRNLRKKSVAELKELADAGLGMAYVGCESGDDEVLARVNKGETYASSLSALDKLGQAGITRSVMILNGLGGTLLSEQHADNSARLMSESQPEFLSTLVVSFPQGEARFRQNFADFQALNQQQLFVEVERLLQGLELRDTVFRSDHASNYLVLKGTLGADKQRLLAQVRQAIEAPQQAHLRQEWQRGL is encoded by the coding sequence ATGCAAAATTTCCCCATCAGCTATATCGAGCCGGTGTTCCGCCCGCCCAGTGAAGCTCATTCGCTGATTCTGCCAGTGACCAATGGTTGCTCGTGGAACCAGTGTACGTTTTGCGAAATGTACACTCAGGAACAGAAGAAATTTCGTGCCCGCGATGAGGCGCAAGTGCTTGAGGAAATTCGCCGCACAGGCGAGCAAATGATTGTGCAGCGGGTATTTCTGGCCGATGGTGATGCGTTGGTCATGCCCACGCGACGTTTGCTGACCATCCTTACCGCAATTCGTGAACACATGCCTGAAGTCACGCGCGTTTCTAGCTACTGCTTGCCGCGCAACCTGCGCAAAAAATCAGTGGCTGAGCTCAAGGAGCTGGCCGATGCTGGGCTGGGCATGGCCTATGTTGGCTGTGAGTCGGGGGATGATGAAGTGCTAGCGCGGGTGAATAAGGGTGAGACCTATGCGTCCAGCCTGAGCGCGCTGGATAAACTGGGGCAAGCCGGTATCACCCGCTCAGTGATGATCCTCAATGGCCTGGGCGGCACGCTGCTGAGTGAACAGCATGCCGATAATTCTGCGCGCCTGATGAGCGAGTCGCAGCCTGAGTTTCTCTCGACATTGGTGGTCAGCTTTCCGCAGGGCGAGGCGCGTTTTCGGCAGAACTTTGCCGATTTCCAGGCGCTTAACCAGCAGCAGTTATTTGTTGAAGTCGAGCGTTTGCTACAGGGGCTTGAGCTGCGCGACACAGTATTTCGCAGTGACCATGCCTCCAACTACCTGGTACTCAAGGGTACGTTGGGTGCAGACAAGCAACGCTTGCTGGCGCAGGTGCGCCAGGCTATTGAAGCGCCGCAGCAAGCGCATTTACGTCAGGAATGGCAGCGCGGCCTTTAA
- a CDS encoding aminotransferase class V-fold PLP-dependent enzyme: protein MYAVDDEFPQLPGLRYLNHAAVSPWPQRSVDAVSQFAIENARTGARDYARWLQVERRLRERLQRLLNAPSCADLALVKNTSEALSFVAFGLDWRAGDNVVISDEEFPSNRIVWEALAPLGVEVVQVNLHSGDAEAALLAACGPRTRLMAISAVQYTSGLRLDLPRLGQGCQARGVLLCIDAIQQLGALPFDVQASQCAFAMADGHKWLLGPEGLGVFYCRSDLRPQLKLHEYGWHMLEQAGDYQRTTWEPAKSARRFECGSPNMLGAMALEASLSLLEEVGMCTVESALQERMQWLLDGLRSIPGAHLHSAVARQQRAGILTFSLAGWQHQALFERLKEQQVVCAQRGAGIRLSPHFYTDHKVIDDTLRVLRQLATA, encoded by the coding sequence ATGTACGCAGTAGATGACGAGTTTCCGCAACTTCCCGGCCTGCGCTATTTGAATCACGCAGCCGTCTCCCCCTGGCCACAACGGTCAGTCGATGCGGTCAGCCAATTCGCCATTGAGAACGCCCGCACCGGCGCTCGAGATTACGCTCGCTGGCTGCAGGTCGAGCGGCGCCTGCGTGAACGCTTGCAGAGGCTGCTCAATGCTCCGTCTTGCGCGGATCTCGCCTTGGTAAAGAACACCTCCGAAGCGCTGTCATTTGTCGCCTTTGGTCTGGACTGGCGAGCAGGCGACAACGTGGTGATCAGCGATGAAGAATTCCCCTCCAACCGGATTGTGTGGGAGGCGCTTGCGCCTCTGGGCGTCGAGGTGGTGCAAGTCAACCTACACAGCGGCGACGCAGAAGCAGCCTTGTTAGCCGCCTGCGGCCCGCGCACGCGATTGATGGCAATCAGCGCGGTGCAGTACACCAGCGGGTTGCGTTTGGATCTACCACGTTTAGGCCAGGGCTGTCAGGCACGCGGCGTACTGCTGTGCATCGATGCCATCCAGCAGCTCGGTGCCCTGCCCTTTGACGTGCAAGCCAGCCAATGCGCCTTCGCCATGGCCGACGGGCATAAATGGTTGCTCGGGCCGGAGGGGCTCGGCGTGTTCTATTGCCGCAGCGACCTGCGCCCACAGCTGAAACTGCATGAGTATGGCTGGCACATGCTCGAACAGGCCGGCGACTACCAGCGCACCACATGGGAGCCCGCCAAGAGCGCCCGGCGCTTTGAATGCGGCAGCCCGAATATGCTCGGCGCCATGGCATTAGAGGCCAGCTTGTCATTACTGGAAGAGGTCGGCATGTGCACGGTTGAAAGCGCCCTACAGGAGCGCATGCAGTGGCTGCTGGATGGACTGCGCAGCATCCCAGGCGCGCATCTGCACAGCGCTGTGGCACGCCAACAGCGCGCGGGAATTTTAACGTTCAGCCTAGCGGGCTGGCAGCATCAGGCCTTGTTTGAGCGCCTGAAAGAACAACAGGTGGTTTGCGCGCAACGCGGGGCCGGTATCCGTCTGTCGCCACACTTCTACACAGACCACAAGGTAATTGACGACACATTGAGAGTACTGCGCCAGCTGGCTACTGCTTGA
- a CDS encoding TatD family hydrolase: MLVDSHCHLDRLDLAAHGGSLDAALDAARARGVGHFLCIGVSADNAAAVKGLAERYADVDCSVGVHPLDLEPGAAPALDWLLGELNHPQVVAIGETGLDYHYEPESAALQQTSFRLHLDAARITGKPVIVHTREARADTLSLLREAALPQAGVLHCFTEDWEMAKAALDIGFYISLSGIVTFRNAEALREVARQVPVDRLLVETDSPYLAPIPHRGKPNLPEYVRDVAEYLAVLRGVSFEQLAEQTTANFKRLFPLARVV; encoded by the coding sequence ATGCTGGTTGATTCCCACTGTCACCTTGACCGCCTTGATCTGGCCGCCCATGGCGGTTCACTTGATGCGGCGCTGGATGCTGCGCGCGCGCGCGGTGTTGGTCATTTTTTGTGCATTGGCGTCAGCGCCGATAATGCTGCCGCAGTCAAAGGCCTGGCTGAGCGTTATGCCGATGTCGATTGCTCGGTCGGCGTGCACCCGCTGGACCTTGAGCCGGGTGCTGCGCCGGCACTGGACTGGCTGCTGGGTGAGCTGAATCACCCGCAGGTGGTGGCCATCGGCGAGACCGGGCTGGATTACCATTACGAGCCGGAATCCGCGGCGCTGCAGCAAACATCCTTTCGCCTACATCTGGACGCGGCGCGGATTACCGGTAAACCGGTAATCGTGCATACCCGCGAAGCGCGTGCCGACACCTTGTCCCTGCTGCGCGAAGCCGCGTTACCACAAGCGGGCGTGCTGCACTGCTTCACCGAAGACTGGGAGATGGCCAAGGCGGCGTTAGATATCGGTTTCTATATTTCGCTGTCGGGCATCGTGACTTTCCGCAATGCCGAGGCGCTGCGCGAAGTGGCGCGTCAGGTGCCGGTCGATCGCCTGCTGGTGGAAACCGATTCGCCCTATCTGGCGCCGATCCCGCATCGCGGCAAGCCGAATCTGCCCGAGTATGTTCGCGATGTGGCCGAGTACTTGGCAGTGCTGCGCGGCGTTAGCTTCGAGCAGTTGGCGGAACAGACCACGGCCAACTTCAAACGTCTTTTTCCGCTGGCCCGAGTTGTTTGA
- a CDS encoding DUF1285 domain-containing protein gives MTDIDKTGNLLAQIPKGEGKGLPPVHLWNPDFCGDIDMRIARDGTWYYMGTPIGRKAMVKLFSTIIRRDDDKYVLVTPVEMVGIQVDDAPFVAVSLQADGTGESQVLRFVTNVEDEVVAGAEHPLRVELDAATEEPSPYLHVRSNLEALVHRNVFYQLVELAVTRELEGKAWLGVWSSGVFFPIAPQPD, from the coding sequence ATGACTGACATAGATAAGACCGGCAATTTGCTGGCGCAGATACCTAAAGGTGAGGGCAAAGGCTTGCCGCCGGTGCACCTGTGGAATCCGGATTTCTGCGGCGATATCGACATGCGCATCGCCCGTGACGGTACCTGGTATTACATGGGCACGCCCATTGGTCGCAAGGCGATGGTCAAGTTGTTCTCCACCATCATCCGCCGTGACGACGATAAATATGTGCTGGTAACGCCCGTCGAGATGGTCGGTATTCAGGTGGATGACGCGCCCTTTGTGGCGGTCAGCTTGCAGGCGGACGGCACGGGCGAGTCTCAGGTGTTGCGTTTTGTCACCAATGTTGAAGACGAAGTGGTGGCCGGTGCCGAGCACCCACTGCGAGTGGAGCTGGACGCTGCAACCGAGGAGCCTTCGCCCTACCTGCATGTGCGCAGTAACCTTGAGGCGCTGGTGCACCGCAACGTGTTTTACCAGCTGGTCGAGTTGGCGGTAACACGCGAGCTTGAGGGTAAAGCGTGGTTGGGTGTGTGGAGTAGTGGGGTGTTTTTCCCCATCGCCCCGCAACCGGACTGA
- a CDS encoding TetR/AcrR family transcriptional regulator, producing MHKEPRKVREFRRREQEILDTALKLFLDQGEDSVTVEMIADTVGIGKGTIYKHFKSKAEIYLRLMLDYERDLNELLHSADVDRDKEALSRAYFEFRMRDPQRYRLFDRLEEKVVKGNQVPEMVEQLHKIRASNFERLTQLIKGRIAEGKLEDVPPYFHYCAAWALVHGAVALYHSPFWSNVLEDQEGFFQFLMDIGVRMGNKRKREGDTPAS from the coding sequence ATGCATAAAGAACCCCGCAAGGTCCGTGAGTTTCGCCGCCGCGAACAGGAAATTCTCGACACAGCACTGAAGCTCTTCCTCGATCAGGGCGAAGACAGCGTGACGGTGGAGATGATTGCCGACACGGTTGGTATTGGCAAAGGCACCATCTACAAACATTTCAAATCCAAGGCAGAAATCTATCTGCGCCTGATGCTCGATTACGAGCGCGACTTGAATGAGCTGCTGCATTCGGCCGATGTTGATCGTGACAAAGAAGCCCTTTCGCGCGCCTATTTTGAGTTCCGCATGCGCGACCCGCAGCGCTACCGTCTGTTTGATCGCTTGGAAGAGAAGGTGGTCAAGGGCAATCAAGTGCCGGAGATGGTCGAGCAGCTGCACAAGATCCGCGCGTCCAACTTCGAGCGCCTGACCCAGCTGATCAAAGGCCGTATCGCCGAAGGCAAGTTGGAAGACGTGCCGCCGTATTTCCATTACTGCGCTGCCTGGGCGCTGGTGCACGGCGCTGTGGCGCTGTATCACTCGCCGTTCTGGAGCAATGTGCTGGAAGATCAGGAAGGTTTCTTCCAGTTCCTCATGGATATTGGCGTGCGCATGGGCAACAAGCGTAAGCGCGAAGGCGACACGCCGGCTAGCTAA
- the mltG gene encoding endolytic transglycosylase MltG, whose translation MIRKILLLLEGGVLLAGLLVAFAAWQQHTALHQPLKLTEEYLVDVPAGATPGGVLNRLEADGILDQAFWLRLYWRFNLRNQPLHSGEYRLMPGATAHDMLGQWRRGEVLQYSLTLVEGWNFRQVRAALARETRLDLTLTELSDAQLMKQLGLPGLNPEGRFFPDTYSFVRGMSDLELLKQAHARLEQVLAEEWAQRAKDLPYKDPYDALIMASMIEKETGVPQERGEIAGVFVRRLRIGMRLQTDPTVIYGMGERYNGRITRNDLREPTAYNTYTIDGMPPTPIALVGREAIHAALNPVAGSSLYFVARGDGSHVFSNSLEQHNRAVREYQLKRRADYRSSPAPAVPNNQ comes from the coding sequence GTGATACGAAAAATCTTGCTGCTGCTGGAAGGTGGTGTGTTGCTGGCTGGCTTGCTGGTTGCGTTTGCCGCCTGGCAACAGCATACGGCGCTGCATCAGCCGCTGAAACTGACCGAGGAATACTTGGTGGATGTGCCGGCAGGCGCGACTCCAGGTGGCGTACTCAATCGCCTAGAGGCGGATGGCATCCTTGATCAGGCCTTCTGGCTGCGCCTTTATTGGCGCTTTAACCTGCGCAATCAACCGCTGCACAGTGGCGAATACCGCCTGATGCCCGGCGCTACAGCGCACGACATGCTTGGCCAGTGGCGCCGTGGTGAGGTGCTGCAGTACAGCCTCACGCTGGTCGAGGGGTGGAACTTTCGCCAGGTGCGCGCGGCGCTGGCGCGCGAAACGCGTCTGGACCTGACCCTGACAGAGTTGAGCGATGCGCAGTTGATGAAGCAACTGGGTTTGCCTGGTCTTAATCCGGAAGGGCGCTTCTTTCCCGATACCTACAGCTTTGTTCGCGGCATGAGTGATCTGGAATTGCTTAAACAGGCCCATGCGCGGCTGGAGCAGGTGCTGGCTGAAGAGTGGGCACAGCGGGCCAAGGACCTGCCCTATAAAGATCCCTATGACGCGTTGATCATGGCCTCGATGATTGAAAAGGAAACCGGCGTTCCGCAGGAACGTGGCGAGATTGCCGGTGTGTTTGTGCGCCGTTTGCGCATTGGCATGCGCCTGCAAACTGACCCCACTGTTATTTATGGCATGGGTGAGCGCTACAACGGCCGCATCACTCGAAATGATCTGCGTGAGCCCACGGCTTACAACACCTACACCATTGACGGCATGCCGCCGACGCCGATTGCGTTGGTGGGCCGTGAAGCGATCCATGCGGCGCTGAATCCTGTGGCCGGCAGCAGCCTGTATTTTGTTGCGCGCGGCGATGGCAGCCATGTGTTTTCCAATAGCCTTGAGCAGCACAATCGCGCAGTGCGCGAGTATCAGCTCAAGCGCCGGGCAGACTATCGTTCAAGTCCGGCTCCAGCCGTGCCCAATAATCAGTAA
- a CDS encoding PilZ domain-containing protein, with protein sequence MSLPPNLGPRNGILSLTIKDKSVLYAAYMPFIKNGGLFIPTNKSYKLGDEVFMLLNLMDEPEKIPVAGKVVWITPKGAQGNRAAGVGVQFNDGDNTARNKIETYLAGALTSDRPTHTM encoded by the coding sequence ATGAGTCTGCCTCCTAACTTGGGCCCGCGTAACGGAATTTTGTCGCTGACAATCAAAGACAAATCCGTGCTTTATGCCGCTTACATGCCCTTTATCAAAAATGGCGGCCTGTTTATTCCAACCAACAAGAGCTACAAACTCGGTGATGAAGTCTTCATGTTGCTCAACCTGATGGATGAGCCAGAGAAGATCCCGGTCGCCGGCAAGGTGGTCTGGATCACCCCAAAAGGTGCTCAAGGCAACCGCGCCGCCGGTGTGGGTGTACAGTTCAATGACGGCGACAACACCGCGCGCAACAAGATCGAAACCTACCTGGCCGGTGCGCTGACCTCGGATCGCCCGACGCACACCATGTAA